The following are encoded in a window of bacterium genomic DNA:
- a CDS encoding gliding-motility protein MglA: protein MYVDWHRQEIIFKIIYYGPGLGGKTTNLEYLYRQLDPSVRGELITLKTREERTLFFDFMELDLGRIHGKKPRFQLYTIPGQALYQHSRRILLRGADAVVFVADSQASRLDDNLNTLVDLEQKLISLRRTLARFPWVLQYNKRDLPDILSLDRLQQSLNFLKVPAYQAVANRGVGVIETLKGVINLLLQA, encoded by the coding sequence ATGTACGTTGATTGGCACAGGCAGGAGATCATTTTCAAGATCATCTATTATGGCCCAGGTCTGGGCGGGAAGACCACCAATTTGGAGTACCTCTATCGGCAATTGGATCCCTCGGTCCGGGGGGAATTAATCACGCTGAAAACCCGTGAGGAGCGGACGCTTTTTTTCGATTTTATGGAACTGGATCTGGGCCGCATCCATGGCAAAAAGCCCCGCTTTCAACTCTATACCATTCCCGGTCAGGCGCTCTATCAACACAGTCGCCGTATTCTTCTACGCGGGGCGGACGCGGTGGTTTTTGTCGCTGATTCACAAGCCTCGCGCCTGGACGACAACCTGAACACGCTGGTGGATCTGGAACAGAAACTCATCAGTCTGCGCCGCACACTGGCCCGGTTCCCCTGGGTTCTGCAATACAATAAAAGAGATCTGCCCGACATACTCTCCCTCGACCGACTGCAGCAATCGCTGAATTTTCTCAAGGTGCCCGCCTATCAGGCGGTGGCCAACCGTGGGGTGGGCGTGATCGAAACTTTGAAAGGCGTCATCAACCTGTTACTCCAAGCGTAA
- a CDS encoding metallophosphoesterase family protein produces the protein MRQAILSDIHGNLEALRQVLRRVEMEKCDRILCLGDCVGYGPFPAECVDLINRSSAVVLAGNHDYGLLGWTSTEFFNEFARRALRVSAPLMTEQTWEQLRHSPLTWQDAEVFCVHATPLDPEAWHYLLSIYDADIQWNAFSQNLCFFGHTHTPMAICQTAQRHTVLRTAADLQLQPGERYLLNVGSVGQPRDGNPDACFVVHDLDEQRVRWLRVAYDVDVTQRAMQQLKIPEFLIRRLTFGH, from the coding sequence ATGCGGCAGGCCATTTTATCCGACATTCACGGCAATCTCGAGGCCCTGCGTCAGGTTTTACGTCGCGTTGAGATGGAAAAATGCGACCGGATCCTCTGTCTGGGTGATTGCGTGGGATACGGTCCATTCCCGGCCGAGTGCGTTGATTTGATCAATCGCAGCAGCGCAGTGGTTCTGGCAGGCAATCATGACTATGGGCTGTTGGGGTGGACGAGCACCGAGTTCTTTAACGAATTTGCGCGCCGGGCGCTCAGAGTGAGCGCGCCTTTGATGACCGAACAGACCTGGGAGCAGCTGCGTCACAGCCCTCTCACTTGGCAGGACGCGGAGGTGTTTTGTGTTCATGCCACCCCGTTGGATCCGGAGGCGTGGCACTATCTGCTTTCGATCTACGATGCTGATATCCAGTGGAACGCGTTTTCTCAGAACCTCTGCTTTTTCGGTCATACCCACACGCCTATGGCGATCTGTCAAACCGCTCAACGGCATACGGTGCTGCGGACCGCTGCCGATCTGCAGCTGCAGCCGGGTGAACGTTATCTCCTCAACGTCGGCAGCGTCGGCCAGCCGCGCGACGGCAATCCGGACGCCTGCTTTGTCGTGCACGACCTTGACGAACAACGCGTGCGTTGGCTGCGCGTAGCCTATGACGTCGATGTCACCCAGCGGGCTATGCAGCAACTCAAGATTCCGGAATTTCTGATTCGCCGATTGACCTTTGGCCATTAA
- a CDS encoding ferritin family protein yields the protein MDPTPFSQAQAVALAVNLEIKGRAFYLEAADKALHPTGKALFLQLAEEEKSHLAAFQAMLKRECDGWPDPDQLRETRAKPIIPLFDEQAAASSRRATADEMSALRIALKQEKEAIEFFEKAIARAEDDRARRIFTFIKDQENFHYALLQAELDHIAGTGFWFDSPEFRMDGKT from the coding sequence ATGGATCCCACCCCCTTCAGTCAGGCGCAGGCCGTTGCGCTGGCTGTGAACCTGGAGATCAAAGGCCGTGCATTTTATCTGGAGGCGGCTGACAAAGCTCTGCATCCGACGGGCAAGGCGTTGTTCCTGCAGTTGGCCGAGGAAGAAAAGAGCCATTTGGCTGCGTTTCAGGCGATGCTGAAACGTGAATGCGATGGATGGCCGGATCCGGACCAGCTGCGCGAGACTCGGGCGAAGCCGATTATACCCCTTTTCGATGAACAGGCAGCCGCGTCCTCTCGACGTGCCACCGCGGATGAGATGAGCGCGCTGCGCATCGCCTTGAAACAGGAGAAGGAAGCGATCGAATTTTTCGAGAAAGCCATCGCACGGGCAGAGGATGACCGCGCACGGCGTATTTTCACCTTTATCAAAGATCAAGAGAACTTTCACTATGCGCTCTTGCAGGCTGAGCTGGATCACATCGCCGGAACGGGATTTTGGTTCGACTCGCCGGAATTTCGCATGGATGGAAAGACCTAA